The following coding sequences lie in one Silurus meridionalis isolate SWU-2019-XX chromosome 19, ASM1480568v1, whole genome shotgun sequence genomic window:
- the bicd2 gene encoding protein bicaudal D homolog 2 isoform X1 translates to MSGLEQDTCPGTELIAETGMEGLRAELERLSRELSETSWDKIRAAEYGLAVLEEKQQLQQRHEELESEHEALRHELDQLKEAYGHAHFAQRKVAEDGESREESLIMESASKEAYYEQKVQELQVELRQARTSLTSTQGENERLGSLTLEMRENAELLEMQCTRLRDELREYKVRESRLLQDYSELEEENITLQKQVSMLKQGQVEFEGLKHEIRRLEEEAQYLNSQLEESVRLREIGERQLSEALETVKSEREQKAALRKELTHHMTLGDSLFGGSLDGLRLGESDEPNNDEAMRAFENGLAKMAGDSDDDNVMSMPKKSLVDDLLSELNICEIQKLKQQLHQVEREKVALLSSLQESQKQLTQTRGALARLSDDFGAVRRVQDAKDREKGEKESDEDGNVDYYELDIHGPEILRCKYEASVAEAGELREELKLIKVELEEVRVAHEEVRGRLESQVRDLSSQVCSLESEGRAERAQMARLQRELDEVNTAAGETRRTLGAAQDELASFSEELANLYHHVCVCNNETPSRVTLDFYREGKDSKEDKDRKDDKEEKTDIANPTGPPAGPGSGSVRDARKEPMDVCVLAAMIREQMRHLQQAVERGTQLARQRLAPLELTSVSDREQAACMEEILKLRSLLSTKREQIATLRAVLKATKQTAEVALANLKSKYENEKTIVTETIMKLRNELKALKEDAATFSSLRAMFATRCDEYVTQLDDMQRQLVAAEDEKKTLNSLLRMAIQQKLALTQRLEDLEFHHEQERRGSAARGKGPFSKSKNLHVSCTVSRRGRLLPHAIVGGHVVFCT, encoded by the exons ATGTCCGGGCTGGAGCAGGACACTTGTCCCGGAACAGAACTGATCGCGGAGACCGGGATGGAGGGTCTCAGGGCCGAGCTCGAGCGCCTGTCCCGGGAGCTGAGCGAGACGAGCTGGGATAAGATCCGCGCTGCTGAGTACGGGCTCGCGGTGCTGGAGGAGAAACAGCAGCTCCAGCAGCGCCATGAGGAGCTGGAGAGTGAACATGAAGCCCTGAGACATGAACTGGACCAGCTGAAAGAG GCGTATGGTCATGCCCACTTCGCCCAGAGGAAGGTTGCAGAAGACGGCGAGAGTCGTGAGGAGTCCCTCATCATGGAGTCGGCATCTAAGGAGGCGTACTATGAGCAGAAGGTGCAGGAGCTTCAGGTCGAGCTGAGGCAGGCCAGAACTTCTCTCACCAGCACCCAGGGCGAGAATGAGAGACTGGGCAGCCTCACACTCGAGATGAGGGAG AATGCTGAGCTGTTGGAGATGCAGTGCACTCGTCTGCGTGATGAGCTCAGAGAGTATAAAGTACGAGAGTCTCGGCTGCTGCAGGACTACAGTGAGCTGGAGGAGGAGAATATCACCCTGCAGAAACAAGTGTCCATGCTCAAACAGGGCCAG GTGGAGTTTGAGGGTCTGAAGCACGAGATCAGGAGGCTGGAGGAGGAAGCGCAGTACCTGAACAGCCAGCTGGAGGAATCAGTGCGTCTGCGTGAGATCGGCGAGCGTCAGCTGAGCGAGGCGCTGGAGACGGTGAAGAGTGAACGGGAGCAGAAAGCAGCACTGCGCAAAGAGCTCACGCATCACATGACCCTGGGAGACTCTCTCTTCGGTGGCTCGTTGGACGGACTCAGACTTGGCGAATCGGACGAACCGAACAACGACGAGGCCATGCGAGCCTTTGAAAACGGGCTCGCCAAGATGGCCGGGGACAGCGACGATGATAACGTCATGTCCATGCCAAAGAAAAGTCTGGTGGATGATCTATTGAGCGAGCTGAACATCTGTGAGATCCAGAAGCTCAAACAGCAGCTGCACCAG GTGGAGCGAGAGAAGGTGGCGCTACTCTCCTCCCTCCAGGAGTCTCAGAAGCAGTTAACGCAGACACGCGGAGCGCTAGCGCGTCTGAGCGACGATTTTGGAGCCGTGCGACGTGTCCAGGATGcgaaggacagagagaaaggagagaaggaaagcGACGAGGACGGAAATGTGGACTATTACGAGCTGGACATTCACGGCCCTGAGATCCTTCGCTGCAAATACGAGGCGTCGGTGGCTGAGGCTGGCGAGCTGAGGGAGGAGCTGAAGTTGATTAAGGTGGAGCTTGAGGAG GTGAGAGTGGCACACGAGGAGGTGCGGGGACGACTGGAGAGCCAGGTGCGAGATCTCTCGTCTCAGGTTTGTTCGCTGGAGAGCGAGGGGCGAGCAGAGCGGGCGCAGATGGCACGGCTACAGAGGGAGTTGGATGAAGTGAACACGGCTGCCGGCGAGACGCGGAGGACGCTCGGGGCGGCGCAGGACGAGCTGGCATCCTTCAGCGAGGAGCTCGCTAACCTCTACCATCACGTTTGCGTGTGCAACAACGAGACACCCAGCCGCGTCACACTCGACTTCTACCGAGAGGGAAAAGACAGCAAAGAGGACAAAGATAGGAAAGATGATAAAGAGGAGAAAACAGACATCGCAAACCCGACTGGACCCCCTGCCGGCCCTGGTTCAGGCTCAGTCAGAGACGCGAGGAAGGAGCCGATGGACGTGTGCGTCCTGGCGGCAATGATTCGCGAGCAGATGCGGCACCTGCAGCAGGCCGTGGAGCGAGGCACACAGCTGGCGAGGCAGAGGTTGGCACCACTGGAGCTCACAAGCGTGTCTGATAGAGAGCAGGCAGCCTGCATGGAGGAGATCCTCAAACTCAGGTCACTGCTGAGCACCAAACGGGAACAAATCGCCACACTCAGGGCCGTCCTCAAAGCCACCAAACAG ACGGCTGAGGTCGCTCTTGCCAACCTGAAGAGTAAGTATGAGAACGAGAAGACCATCGTGACGGAGACTATTATGAAGCTTAGGAACGAGCTGAAGGCTCTGAAAGAGGATGCGGCCACATTCTCCTCCCTCAGAGCCATGTTCGCTACAAG gTGTGATGAGTACGTGACTCAGCTGGACGACATGCAGAGGCAGCTGGTAGCTGCTGAGGATGAGAAGAAGACCCTGAACTCGTTGTTGCGCATGGCCATCCAGCAGAAGCTGGCACTCACACAGCGCCTTGAGGACCTGGAGTTCCACCACGAGCAGGAGCGCAGGGGAAGTGCTGCCCGAGGCAAAGGGCCCTTTTCAAAGAGCAAGAACCTGCATGTAAGTTGCACCGTGTCCCGCAGAGGTCGTCTTTTGCCCCACGCCATTGTGGGTGGTCATGTGGTGTTCTGCACCTGA
- the bicd2 gene encoding protein bicaudal D homolog 2 isoform X2, translating into MSGLEQDTCPGTELIAETGMEGLRAELERLSRELSETSWDKIRAAEYGLAVLEEKQQLQQRHEELESEHEALRHELDQLKEAYGHAHFAQRKVAEDGESREESLIMESASKEAYYEQKVQELQVELRQARTSLTSTQGENERLGSLTLEMRENAELLEMQCTRLRDELREYKVRESRLLQDYSELEEENITLQKQVSMLKQGQVEFEGLKHEIRRLEEEAQYLNSQLEESVRLREIGERQLSEALETVKSEREQKAALRKELTHHMTLGDSLFGGSLDGLRLGESDEPNNDEAMRAFENGLAKMAGDSDDDNVMSMPKKSLVDDLLSELNICEIQKLKQQLHQVEREKVALLSSLQESQKQLTQTRGALARLSDDFGAVRRVQDAKDREKGEKESDEDGNVDYYELDIHGPEILRCKYEASVAEAGELREELKLIKVELEEVRVAHEEVRGRLESQVRDLSSQVCSLESEGRAERAQMARLQRELDEVNTAAGETRRTLGAAQDELASFSEELANLYHHVCVCNNETPSRVTLDFYREGKDSKEDKDRKDDKEEKTDIANPTGPPAGPGSGSVRDARKEPMDVCVLAAMIREQMRHLQQAVERGTQLARQRLAPLELTSVSDREQAACMEEILKLRSLLSTKREQIATLRAVLKATKQTAEVALANLKSKYENEKTIVTETIMKLRNELKALKEDAATFSSLRAMFATRCDEYVTQLDDMQRQLVAAEDEKKTLNSLLRMAIQQKLALTQRLEDLEFHHEQERRGSAARGKGPFSKSKNLH; encoded by the exons ATGTCCGGGCTGGAGCAGGACACTTGTCCCGGAACAGAACTGATCGCGGAGACCGGGATGGAGGGTCTCAGGGCCGAGCTCGAGCGCCTGTCCCGGGAGCTGAGCGAGACGAGCTGGGATAAGATCCGCGCTGCTGAGTACGGGCTCGCGGTGCTGGAGGAGAAACAGCAGCTCCAGCAGCGCCATGAGGAGCTGGAGAGTGAACATGAAGCCCTGAGACATGAACTGGACCAGCTGAAAGAG GCGTATGGTCATGCCCACTTCGCCCAGAGGAAGGTTGCAGAAGACGGCGAGAGTCGTGAGGAGTCCCTCATCATGGAGTCGGCATCTAAGGAGGCGTACTATGAGCAGAAGGTGCAGGAGCTTCAGGTCGAGCTGAGGCAGGCCAGAACTTCTCTCACCAGCACCCAGGGCGAGAATGAGAGACTGGGCAGCCTCACACTCGAGATGAGGGAG AATGCTGAGCTGTTGGAGATGCAGTGCACTCGTCTGCGTGATGAGCTCAGAGAGTATAAAGTACGAGAGTCTCGGCTGCTGCAGGACTACAGTGAGCTGGAGGAGGAGAATATCACCCTGCAGAAACAAGTGTCCATGCTCAAACAGGGCCAG GTGGAGTTTGAGGGTCTGAAGCACGAGATCAGGAGGCTGGAGGAGGAAGCGCAGTACCTGAACAGCCAGCTGGAGGAATCAGTGCGTCTGCGTGAGATCGGCGAGCGTCAGCTGAGCGAGGCGCTGGAGACGGTGAAGAGTGAACGGGAGCAGAAAGCAGCACTGCGCAAAGAGCTCACGCATCACATGACCCTGGGAGACTCTCTCTTCGGTGGCTCGTTGGACGGACTCAGACTTGGCGAATCGGACGAACCGAACAACGACGAGGCCATGCGAGCCTTTGAAAACGGGCTCGCCAAGATGGCCGGGGACAGCGACGATGATAACGTCATGTCCATGCCAAAGAAAAGTCTGGTGGATGATCTATTGAGCGAGCTGAACATCTGTGAGATCCAGAAGCTCAAACAGCAGCTGCACCAG GTGGAGCGAGAGAAGGTGGCGCTACTCTCCTCCCTCCAGGAGTCTCAGAAGCAGTTAACGCAGACACGCGGAGCGCTAGCGCGTCTGAGCGACGATTTTGGAGCCGTGCGACGTGTCCAGGATGcgaaggacagagagaaaggagagaaggaaagcGACGAGGACGGAAATGTGGACTATTACGAGCTGGACATTCACGGCCCTGAGATCCTTCGCTGCAAATACGAGGCGTCGGTGGCTGAGGCTGGCGAGCTGAGGGAGGAGCTGAAGTTGATTAAGGTGGAGCTTGAGGAG GTGAGAGTGGCACACGAGGAGGTGCGGGGACGACTGGAGAGCCAGGTGCGAGATCTCTCGTCTCAGGTTTGTTCGCTGGAGAGCGAGGGGCGAGCAGAGCGGGCGCAGATGGCACGGCTACAGAGGGAGTTGGATGAAGTGAACACGGCTGCCGGCGAGACGCGGAGGACGCTCGGGGCGGCGCAGGACGAGCTGGCATCCTTCAGCGAGGAGCTCGCTAACCTCTACCATCACGTTTGCGTGTGCAACAACGAGACACCCAGCCGCGTCACACTCGACTTCTACCGAGAGGGAAAAGACAGCAAAGAGGACAAAGATAGGAAAGATGATAAAGAGGAGAAAACAGACATCGCAAACCCGACTGGACCCCCTGCCGGCCCTGGTTCAGGCTCAGTCAGAGACGCGAGGAAGGAGCCGATGGACGTGTGCGTCCTGGCGGCAATGATTCGCGAGCAGATGCGGCACCTGCAGCAGGCCGTGGAGCGAGGCACACAGCTGGCGAGGCAGAGGTTGGCACCACTGGAGCTCACAAGCGTGTCTGATAGAGAGCAGGCAGCCTGCATGGAGGAGATCCTCAAACTCAGGTCACTGCTGAGCACCAAACGGGAACAAATCGCCACACTCAGGGCCGTCCTCAAAGCCACCAAACAG ACGGCTGAGGTCGCTCTTGCCAACCTGAAGAGTAAGTATGAGAACGAGAAGACCATCGTGACGGAGACTATTATGAAGCTTAGGAACGAGCTGAAGGCTCTGAAAGAGGATGCGGCCACATTCTCCTCCCTCAGAGCCATGTTCGCTACAAG gTGTGATGAGTACGTGACTCAGCTGGACGACATGCAGAGGCAGCTGGTAGCTGCTGAGGATGAGAAGAAGACCCTGAACTCGTTGTTGCGCATGGCCATCCAGCAGAAGCTGGCACTCACACAGCGCCTTGAGGACCTGGAGTTCCACCACGAGCAGGAGCGCAGGGGAAGTGCTGCCCGAGGCAAAGGGCCCTTTTCAAAGAGCAAGAACCTGCAT TAA
- the card19 gene encoding caspase recruitment domain family, member 19 isoform X3, with the protein MGDSFCEQLKTDSWFLKSNRRLDTELVDKIILQLNRIYPQILSDKEATKFRDLDVPTCVRLAELLTHLQEKGEEACREFYRALHLHVEEVYFSLPTRLRHRRESVDPVHRDVFRPTERHVLHEQGPMFFLSCFSAVVGALLYYYGDVKAVSGSSSALGFAALGIGRKVREVLIWYTEDGLGR; encoded by the exons ATGGGAG ACAGCTTCTGCGAGCAGTTAAAGACGGACAGCTGGTTCCTGAAGTCGAACCGGCGCCTGGACACCGAGCTAGTGGACAAGATCATCCTGCAGCTGAACAGAATCTACCCTCAGATCCTCAGTGACAAGGAGGCCACCAAG TTCCGGGATCTGGACGTACCCACGTGTGTGAGACTGGCTGAGCTGCTCACACACCTGCAGGAGAAAGGAGAGGAAGCGTGTCGAGAGTTTTACAGGGCGCTTCACCTGCACGTGGAGGAGGTGTATTTCAGCCTCCCTACACGCCTCCGCCACCGCCggg AGTCTGTGGATCCGGTGCACAGAGACGTCTTCAGACCCACGGAGAGACACGTGCTCCATGAACAGG gtcCTATGTTCTTCCTCAGCTGTTTCAGTGCGGTTGTAGGAGCGTTGTTGTATTATTATGGAG atgtgaagGCGGTGTCGGGTTCGAGCAGCGCTCTGGGCTTCGCCGCTCTGGGGATCGGCAGGAAGGTCCGAGAGGTTCTGATCTGGTACACGGAAGACGGGCTGGGGAgataa
- the card19 gene encoding caspase recruitment domain family, member 19 isoform X1: MGIDLFTCCSSIYHCRIVFSVKTSFTADLFLHRMSDSFCEQLKTDSWFLKSNRRLDTELVDKIILQLNRIYPQILSDKEATKFRDLDVPTCVRLAELLTHLQEKGEEACREFYRALHLHVEEVYFSLPTRLRHRRESVDPVHRDVFRPTERHVLHEQGPMFFLSCFSAVVGALLYYYGDVKAVSGSSSALGFAALGIGRKVREVLIWYTEDGLGR, translated from the exons ATGGGAATTGACTTGTTCACCTGCTGCAGCTCCATTTATCACTGCAGGATTGTGTTCAGTGTAAAAACTTCATTTACAGCTGATCTGTTTCTTCACCGAATGTCAGACAGCTTCTGCGAGCAGTTAAAGACGGACAGCTGGTTCCTGAAGTCGAACCGGCGCCTGGACACCGAGCTAGTGGACAAGATCATCCTGCAGCTGAACAGAATCTACCCTCAGATCCTCAGTGACAAGGAGGCCACCAAG TTCCGGGATCTGGACGTACCCACGTGTGTGAGACTGGCTGAGCTGCTCACACACCTGCAGGAGAAAGGAGAGGAAGCGTGTCGAGAGTTTTACAGGGCGCTTCACCTGCACGTGGAGGAGGTGTATTTCAGCCTCCCTACACGCCTCCGCCACCGCCggg AGTCTGTGGATCCGGTGCACAGAGACGTCTTCAGACCCACGGAGAGACACGTGCTCCATGAACAGG gtcCTATGTTCTTCCTCAGCTGTTTCAGTGCGGTTGTAGGAGCGTTGTTGTATTATTATGGAG atgtgaagGCGGTGTCGGGTTCGAGCAGCGCTCTGGGCTTCGCCGCTCTGGGGATCGGCAGGAAGGTCCGAGAGGTTCTGATCTGGTACACGGAAGACGGGCTGGGGAgataa
- the card19 gene encoding caspase recruitment domain family, member 19 isoform X2 produces MGIDLFTCCSSIYHCRIVFSVKTSFTADLFLHRMSDSFCEQLKTDSWFLKSNRRLDTELVDKIILQLNRIYPQILSDKEATKFRDLDVPTCVRLAELLTHLQEKGEEACREFYRALHLHVEEVYFSLPTRLRHRRESVDPVHRDVFRPTERHVLHEQDVKAVSGSSSALGFAALGIGRKVREVLIWYTEDGLGR; encoded by the exons ATGGGAATTGACTTGTTCACCTGCTGCAGCTCCATTTATCACTGCAGGATTGTGTTCAGTGTAAAAACTTCATTTACAGCTGATCTGTTTCTTCACCGAATGTCAGACAGCTTCTGCGAGCAGTTAAAGACGGACAGCTGGTTCCTGAAGTCGAACCGGCGCCTGGACACCGAGCTAGTGGACAAGATCATCCTGCAGCTGAACAGAATCTACCCTCAGATCCTCAGTGACAAGGAGGCCACCAAG TTCCGGGATCTGGACGTACCCACGTGTGTGAGACTGGCTGAGCTGCTCACACACCTGCAGGAGAAAGGAGAGGAAGCGTGTCGAGAGTTTTACAGGGCGCTTCACCTGCACGTGGAGGAGGTGTATTTCAGCCTCCCTACACGCCTCCGCCACCGCCggg AGTCTGTGGATCCGGTGCACAGAGACGTCTTCAGACCCACGGAGAGACACGTGCTCCATGAACAGG atgtgaagGCGGTGTCGGGTTCGAGCAGCGCTCTGGGCTTCGCCGCTCTGGGGATCGGCAGGAAGGTCCGAGAGGTTCTGATCTGGTACACGGAAGACGGGCTGGGGAgataa
- the ninj1 gene encoding ninjurin-1 isoform X2 encodes MLPPLNMNHYANKKSAAESMLDVALLMANASQLKAVLEQGTDFVFYAPLITLISISLILQVIVGVLLIFIVKWNLNDESKHYQLNVLENISTALVFIIVVVNIFITAFGVQKPRSGS; translated from the exons ATGTTGCCCCCTCTCAACATGAACCACTACGCTAATAAGAAGAGCGCGGCGGAGAGCATGCTGGACGTCGCGCTGCTGATGGCTAATGCCTCTCAGCTGAAGGCCGTGCTGGAGCAGGGCACAGACTTCGTCTTCTACGCtccactcatcacactcatcagcATCTCACTCATACTGCAGGTCATTGTCGGAGTTCTGCTCATCTTTATCG TGAAGTGGAATCTGAATGATGAAAGTAAACATTACCAGCTGAACGTACTGGAAAACATCTCCACTGCCCTCGTCTTCATCATCGTCGTGGTGAACATCTTTATCACTGCGTTCGGCGTGCAGAAACCCAGGAGTGGCTCGTGA
- the ninj1 gene encoding ninjurin-1 isoform X1: MASESMEMNGVSDRLREDGEARRQGDRRRMLPPLNMNHYANKKSAAESMLDVALLMANASQLKAVLEQGTDFVFYAPLITLISISLILQVIVGVLLIFIVKWNLNDESKHYQLNVLENISTALVFIIVVVNIFITAFGVQKPRSGS; the protein is encoded by the exons ATGGCGTCTGAATCGATGGAGATGAACGGAGTTTCGGACAGACTGAGAGAAGACGGAGAG gctcgCCGGCAGGGAGACAGGAGAAGGATGTTGCCCCCTCTCAACATGAACCACTACGCTAATAAGAAGAGCGCGGCGGAGAGCATGCTGGACGTCGCGCTGCTGATGGCTAATGCCTCTCAGCTGAAGGCCGTGCTGGAGCAGGGCACAGACTTCGTCTTCTACGCtccactcatcacactcatcagcATCTCACTCATACTGCAGGTCATTGTCGGAGTTCTGCTCATCTTTATCG TGAAGTGGAATCTGAATGATGAAAGTAAACATTACCAGCTGAACGTACTGGAAAACATCTCCACTGCCCTCGTCTTCATCATCGTCGTGGTGAACATCTTTATCACTGCGTTCGGCGTGCAGAAACCCAGGAGTGGCTCGTGA